The following coding sequences are from one Oncorhynchus nerka isolate Pitt River linkage group LG6, Oner_Uvic_2.0, whole genome shotgun sequence window:
- the LOC115130932 gene encoding phospholipase A and acyltransferase 4-like has protein sequence MAPTLYDKKPEPGDLIEIFRGNYQHWALYVGDGFVVHLAPPSEGPGAGANSMMSVLSDQAKVKKEEIWDVVGHDQWCVNNQLDEKYQVRPIHEILREAQAYVDQEMPYCVFRGNCEHFVTDLRYGKAESRQVRQVVQTVGMAAMVGFGVLAVAGIAAAIFGGGSKKKNEEKEEYK, from the exons ATGGCTCCAACATTG TATGATAAGAAGCCGGAGCCAGGGGATCTGATAGAGATATTCAGAGGGAACTACCAGCACTGGGCTTTGTACgttggtgatggctttgttgttcACCTGGCCCCACCCT CCGAGGGACCTGGGGCCGGGGCCAACAGCATGATGTCTGTGCTCAGTGACCAGGCTAAGGTGAAGAAGGAAGAGATCTGGGACGTGGTGGGGCATGATCAGTGGTGCGTAAACAACCAGCTGGATGAGAAGTACCAG GTCAGACCCATACATGAGATACTGAGGGAAGCCCAGGCCTATGTGGACCAGGAGATGCCCTACTGTGTCTTCAGGGGAAACTGTGAGCACTTTGTCACAGATCTGAGATATGGGAAGGCTGAGTCTCGACAG GTTCGTCAGGTTGTGCAAACTGTGGGAATGGCTGCAATGGTGGGCTTCGGAGTCCTTGCTGTTGCAGGTATCGCAGCGGCCATCTTTGGAGGTGGAAGCAAGAAGAAGAATGAAGAAAAAGAAGAATATAAGTGA